A section of the Leptospira semungkisensis genome encodes:
- a CDS encoding TRL-like family protein codes for MKHITIKILIGVGIILGSFMNCANGPVGGFIYTGTEFPGEFNTLNNVASTKKAEGCTKSVLGLFTWGDSGVGQIALANKITKIATIDHSTMSVLTLVYRDYCTIVTGE; via the coding sequence ATGAAACATATAACGATCAAAATATTAATTGGTGTAGGGATTATACTTGGTTCTTTCATGAATTGCGCGAATGGACCAGTGGGAGGCTTTATCTATACAGGCACTGAATTCCCCGGAGAATTCAATACTTTGAATAACGTAGCCTCTACAAAAAAAGCAGAAGGTTGTACTAAAAGTGTGCTCGGCCTATTTACCTGGGGAGATTCAGGGGTTGGACAAATCGCTTTAGCAAACAAAATTACAAAAATAGCAACAATCGATCATTCGACCATGTCTGTTCTGACTTTGGTTTATAGAGATTATTGTACGATCGTCACGGGAGAATAA